The genomic DNA TAATTTATCTTCTTCTTTTTTTTTTTTATCAAAAGATAATTCATAAGAAATTCCTGAACATCCAGTATTTTTTATTCCAAACCTAACAAAATACTTTTTTTTTATGAGTCCTTCTTCTTTCATAATGGAATTAAGTTTAATTTTAGCTTTTTCAGATATAAATATCATTATATAATATAATTTTATTATTATAACAAATATATGAATATATTTATTACTTAAAAATAAATAATAACTACTAATAGTTAAAATAAATTTTAGAGAATCCTTCTTTTAGATTCCACTTATTTGAAGATCCTGCATTAACTTCCAAAATATATTTTATTTTTGTTGATTTAGGAAAATCCCTAATTTTTATTTTCCTCATTGGAGAAATATATTTATTTATATATACAATTTTATTATTTTGATCTATATATATTATATCTAAGGGAATTTGAACATTTTCCATATTTATTTTTCTATATTCATTTTCATTTTCTAATATGAAAAATATTCCACTATCTTCTTTTAAATGAAATCTATATTTTGATCCATTATTTTTTTCTACATTAGTTTTACACAATTCTATATATATTTTTTTTATTGAAAAATTGTTATTAATAATATGTAAAAATCCATTTGGAATAAATATTATATCTAATATATTAAACCCATAAAAAAAATTATCATTTTGTTTTTTTTCAGAAGAAAAAAATAATAACAATAACAATATTAATAAAAAACGAATAAATATTTTGTTTATCTTAATTTTAATTATTTTCATTCTATATAGAATATTCTTTAAAAATTGAAAAAATAAATAAAAAAATTCCTAAACAAAAAAGTGGAATACTAAGACACTGTCCAGTATTTAAATGATAAAAATTAATGAATTCGTTACCTTGAGGTTCTTTTAAAAATTCTATTAAAAAACGAGAAAACCAAACAAAAATAAAAAAAATACCAGAAGTTAATCCATTATTAAATCTTTTTGTTTTCCTATATATAACCCAAAGCGTTATAAACGTTATTAAATATACAATAGATTCATATAATTGTGTAGGATGTCTCGGTATCATTTTACCATATTCCTTATCCATTTGTAAAAATTTTACTGCCCATGGAAATTTACAAGGTTTTCCAATTATTTCAGAATTAAAAAAATTACCTATACGAATAAACATAGAAGAAATTGCAATAACAATACATATTCTATCACATAACCAAATAAAAGATTTTTCTTTTAATACTAGTTTTTTATATAAAAAATTAGAAAATAAAATACCTAATGCAGCTCCATGGCTAGATAATCCTCTATAACCTACAAATTCATATCCTTTTATAATCCCAAATAAAGATTGATGATAGTTTTCCTTAATTGGTAATATAGCTTCAATCCAATGGCTAGAAAAATATGATAAATCATAAAAAAAAACTTGACCTAATCTTGCTCCTATAAGAGTTCCAAAAAAAGTATATCTCAATAGAGGATCCAAATATTTACAATTAATATTATCGTTTTGATATATATACTGCATTATATACCATCCTAATATAAAAGAAATAATAAACATTAGACTATAAATATGAATAGTAATTCCTTTCCATATATTAAATTTATGAATAGGATTCCAATTGATATATTCTAATATTTCCATATATTTATTATAATTAATTTTTTATTCAGGAGGATCATAGTTCCAATCATTTCTCATAAATGGATTACATTTAATAATTCTATTTATTGTCATAAAAATAGATTTCAAAATATTCCATTTTTTTAATGAAAGAATCATATATTCTGAACATGTAGGAATATAACGACAATTTTTTCCTATAAAAGGAGATATTAATAATTTGTAAATTATTACAATTTCTATTAAAAAAATTTTAAAAAAATTCATATTTTATTTTTTTGTATAAAATTTAATGATGATCCACATTTAAACCATTGAATTTGTTTATCATTATAAGAATGTTTCACTAAAATTTTTTCTTTTTTTTTATTATTGTGAATCACATCTACAAATAAATTTTTATTAGGGAATAAATCTTTTATATAAAAATTAAATGTATCATTTTCTTCTATTTTATAGTAATCAGATACATTTAAAAATGTTAAAGCTAAAATTCCTTGTTTTTTTAAATTAGTTTCATGTATTCTAGAAAATGATTTTACTAATACTACACAAACTTTAAAATATCTAGGTTCCATTGCTGCATGTTCTCTAGAAGAACCTTCTCCATAATTTTCTTCTCCCACAATTACACTCATAATATTATTAATTTTATAATACTTTGCAGTATTTGGTACTGTATCATAATTACCTGTAACAAAATTTTTAATCTTATTTGTTTTATTATTGAAATAATTTATAGCCTTTATTAATAAATTATTAGAAATATTTTCAATATGTCCTCTATATTTTAACCAAGGTCCTGCCGTAGATATATGATCAGTCGTACATTTACCTTTTACTTTTATTAATAATTTAACATTAAAAAAATCATTTTCATTCCACGAAGAATAAGGAGATAAAATTTGTAATCGTTTTGAATTTTTATTTATTTTTATTGATATATTTTTATTATTTCTTAATGGATATTTATATCCTAATTCTTTTAAGCTTAATTTATATTTTTTAATATTTTCAATAATTTTTGGTTCTTTTAATTTTATTTTTTCTCCAATTTCATTTATTAATGAATCTTTTCTTGGATCAAAATCTATTCTTCCAGAAAGAACTAATGAAGTAACAATTTCTGGAGATGCTATAAATGCATATGTTTTTGGATTTCCATCATTACGAGATGAAAAATTTCTATTAAAAGAATGAATAATGGTATTTTTTTTATTATTCTTAATATCATTTCTTTTCCATTGACCAATACATGGACCACACGCATTAGAAAATATTTCGGCGCCAAATTCTTTAAAAGAATCAATAAATCCATTCTTCTCAAGAAGAGAATAAACTTTATTAGATCCAGGTGATATTATATATTTAGATTTAATTTTTAATCTTTTTTCTTTTGCTTGATTAATTATATCAAGAACTTTCAATAAATCTTCAGATGAAGAATTCGTACATGATCCAACTAATCCTATTTCTAGTTTATTTGGCCAATTATTCTTTTTTATTTCCTTTTTCATTTTAGATATAGGAGTAGCTTTATCAGGAGTAAAAGGTCCATTTATATAAGGCTCCAAAACAGATAAATCTATATTTATAACTTTGTCATAAAAATTATTTGGATTATTATAAACTTCAACATCCGGTTTTAAATAATTATGAATATTATTATTATTTATAATTGTTGATATATATTTTCTATCATTATTTATTAAATAATTTTTCATATTAAAATCATAAGGAAATAAGGAAGACGTAGCGCCCAATTCTGCTCCCATATTGCATATGGTAGCTTTTCCTGCGCAAGAAATATTTTCTGTTCCATTTCCAATATATTCAATAATAGAATTTGATCCTCCCATCACCCCAATGATCCCAGATAATTTTAAGATAATATCTTTAGGAGAAGTCCATCCACTTATTTTTCCTTTTAAAACTACACCAATTAATTTTGGAATGTTTATTTCTAAAAAATAACCAGACATTATTTCTGAAGCTTCAGCTCCACCAATTCCTATTCCTAACATTCCCAATCCCCCAGAATTTGGGGTATGTGAATCTGTACCTACAATCATACCTCCAGGAAATGCATGATTTTCTAATACCACTTGGTGTATAATTCCTGATCCTGGTTCCCAAAATCCCATTTTATATTTATTAGAAGTTGATTTTAAAAAATCATATATTTCTTTATTTTCTTTTTTGGAATTTATTAAATCTTTTTTTTTTCCATATTGAGCATAAATAAGATGATCGCAATGTATAGTAGTGGGAATAGATACTTGATTCTTTTTAGTCTGCATAAACTGTAATATTGCCATTTGTGCAGTAGCATCTTGCATAGCTAAACGATCCGGATAAAAATTCATATATGAATTTTTATTTTTTTTATGATCAAATAATTCCAGTTGATTTATTTTTTTTATGTCAATATGAGCGTACAAAATTTTTTCTGAATATGTCATCGGTCGATTGATTATAGATTTAACTTTATCAATCTTATATTTGAATTCTGAATAAAATTTTTTTATTTTTTCAAAATTAAAAATCATAAAAAATTATTTTTATATTTTTTGATTTGCAGATTTTATTAGAAAAATACATAATTTATTTACAAAAATCTAAAAAATTATTTACTATGTAGATAACCTCTAATCAATTATATAGTTTTTAATATAAAAACTCAACCATATTTTACTTTAATCCTTATTTTTACAATAAAAAAATGAATTCTAAATAATTTAAAAAAAATTAATATTTTTTCTTTTGGAGATTTTTTTAATTTAATTAAAAATCTAATAATATAGAATCATCTTTATATTTCCAAATTTATTTTATAAATTTTAATTCATTGTAATAAACTCATATAATTATTTTCTTATTATTTATCGAATTTAGTTTTTTATCTAAATTAACTATTTGAGTTATTTCTAATCCGAATTCTTTTGAAGCTGTTAATAAATGGTCAAAAACACTTGCTTGTATTTGTTCATACTTAATAGATTCAGCAGTTTTTACAAAACAATATAATTCTATGGGAAGACCATAATGAGTTGGTTCCAAATGTCTTACCATTAATGTTTCAGAATTAGATA from Blattabacterium cuenoti includes the following:
- a CDS encoding HesB/IscA family protein, encoding MIFISEKAKIKLNSIMKEEGLIKKKYFVRFGIKNTGCSGISYELSFDKKKKEEDKLFQDKEINILVDKNSIKYLNGTILEYSDGLDGKGFFFKNPNAKHTCGCGKSFSL
- a CDS encoding DUF192 domain-containing protein; this encodes MKIIKIKINKIFIRFLLILLLLLFFSSEKKQNDNFFYGFNILDIIFIPNGFLHIINNNFSIKKIYIELCKTNVEKNNGSKYRFHLKEDSGIFFILENENEYRKINMENVQIPLDIIYIDQNNKIVYINKYISPMRKIKIRDFPKSTKIKYILEVNAGSSNKWNLKEGFSKIYFNY
- the lgt gene encoding prolipoprotein diacylglyceryl transferase gives rise to the protein MEILEYINWNPIHKFNIWKGITIHIYSLMFIISFILGWYIMQYIYQNDNINCKYLDPLLRYTFFGTLIGARLGQVFFYDLSYFSSHWIEAILPIKENYHQSLFGIIKGYEFVGYRGLSSHGAALGILFSNFLYKKLVLKEKSFIWLCDRICIVIAISSMFIRIGNFFNSEIIGKPCKFPWAVKFLQMDKEYGKMIPRHPTQLYESIVYLITFITLWVIYRKTKRFNNGLTSGIFFIFVWFSRFLIEFLKEPQGNEFINFYHLNTGQCLSIPLFCLGIFLFIFSIFKEYSI
- the yidD gene encoding membrane protein insertion efficiency factor YidD, which encodes MNFFKIFLIEIVIIYKLLISPFIGKNCRYIPTCSEYMILSLKKWNILKSIFMTINRIIKCNPFMRNDWNYDPPE
- a CDS encoding aconitate hydratase, producing MIFNFEKIKKFYSEFKYKIDKVKSIINRPMTYSEKILYAHIDIKKINQLELFDHKKNKNSYMNFYPDRLAMQDATAQMAILQFMQTKKNQVSIPTTIHCDHLIYAQYGKKKDLINSKKENKEIYDFLKSTSNKYKMGFWEPGSGIIHQVVLENHAFPGGMIVGTDSHTPNSGGLGMLGIGIGGAEASEIMSGYFLEINIPKLIGVVLKGKISGWTSPKDIILKLSGIIGVMGGSNSIIEYIGNGTENISCAGKATICNMGAELGATSSLFPYDFNMKNYLINNDRKYISTIINNNNIHNYLKPDVEVYNNPNNFYDKVINIDLSVLEPYINGPFTPDKATPISKMKKEIKKNNWPNKLEIGLVGSCTNSSSEDLLKVLDIINQAKEKRLKIKSKYIISPGSNKVYSLLEKNGFIDSFKEFGAEIFSNACGPCIGQWKRNDIKNNKKNTIIHSFNRNFSSRNDGNPKTYAFIASPEIVTSLVLSGRIDFDPRKDSLINEIGEKIKLKEPKIIENIKKYKLSLKELGYKYPLRNNKNISIKINKNSKRLQILSPYSSWNENDFFNVKLLIKVKGKCTTDHISTAGPWLKYRGHIENISNNLLIKAINYFNNKTNKIKNFVTGNYDTVPNTAKYYKINNIMSVIVGEENYGEGSSREHAAMEPRYFKVCVVLVKSFSRIHETNLKKQGILALTFLNVSDYYKIEENDTFNFYIKDLFPNKNLFVDVIHNNKKKEKILVKHSYNDKQIQWFKCGSSLNFIQKNKI